A genomic region of Eucalyptus grandis isolate ANBG69807.140 chromosome 5, ASM1654582v1, whole genome shotgun sequence contains the following coding sequences:
- the LOC104445331 gene encoding transmembrane protein 184C gives MDLSTLDRGQITVLGSAFCVMLTMHFTVQLLSQHLFYWKNPKEQKAIIIIILMAPIYAADSFIGLLDIEGSTAFFMFLDAVKECYEALVIAKFMALMYSYLNISISKNIVPDGIKGREIHHSFPMTLFQPHTVRLDHHVLKLLKYWTWQFVVIRPTCSILMITLQVLGLYPSWLSWIFTIILNVSVSLALYSLVAFYHVFDKELAPHKPLTKFMCIKGIVFFCFWQGVVLEILAAVGILKSHHFWLDVEHIEEAIQNVLVCLEMVVFSVLQQYAYHVAPYSGETESKLKLKKRD, from the exons ATGGATTTAAGCACGCTAGATCGTGGGCAGATCACTGTCCTTGGATCTGCGTTTTGCGTAATGCTTACAATGCATTTCACGGTTCAGCTCCTCTCGCAGCATCTCTTTTACTGGAAGAACCCCAAGGAACAAAAGGCCATAATTATTATCATCCTTATGGCGCCCATATATGCAGCTGACTCTTTTATTGGCTTGTTGGATATAGAAGGGAGCACAGCGTTTTTCATGTTCTTGGATGCGGTTAAGGAATGTTATGAAGCTCTG GTGATCGCCAAGTTCATGGCTCTGATGTACAGTTACTTGAACATTTCCATTAGCAAAAACATAGTACCTGATGGGATCAAGGGAAGGGAAATTCACCATTCCTTCCCAATGACACTTTTCCAG CCTCACACAGTTCGGTTAGACCATCATGTACTTAAGCTCCTCAAATACTGGACATGGCAGTTTGTTGTCATCCGTCCTACATGTTCCATTTTAATGATTACACTCCAGGTTCTTGGGTTGTACCCCAGTTGGTTAAGTTGGATATTCACCATCATTCTTAATGTTTCTGTTTCACTGGCCTTGTATTCCCTGGTGGCCTTCTATCACGTGTTTGATAAGGAGCTGGCACCACACAAGCCTCTTACGAAATTCATGTGCATCAAGGGCATTGTCTTCTTCTGCTTTTGGCAG GGAGTGGTGCTTGAAATACTAGCTGCAGTTGGAATCCTTAAATCGCATCATTTCTGGCTGGATGTAGAGCACATTGAAGAAGCAATTCAGAATGTCTTGGTTTGCTTGGAGATGGTTGTGTTCTCTGTACTCCAGCAGTATGCGTACCATGTTGCACCTTATAGTGGGGAGACCGAATCCAAGCTGAAGCTGAAGAAGAGGGATTGA
- the LOC104445332 gene encoding ADP-ribosylation factor GTPase-activating protein AGD5 isoform X1, producing the protein MNGKAGVTKELNEKHRKILEALLKLPENRECADCRSRAPRWASVNLGIFICLQCSGIHRSLGVHISKVRSATLDTWLPEQVAFIQSMGNEKANSYWEAELPPNYSRVGNENFIRTKYVEKRWVSRNEKKRSPQNTSGAKTPVYESSPDNGRRSGYSNRIEPPPAEKKISHSSNGEARATASENSTSAPAKVTQQVVAKTKPQEEVEKTKPEGSKAESMRKGAEKPKSEVPEAESTEKQANLPPVVPPAKVDYATELFNLLCMEDSKSNGSHLDSANGNSLAEAQFAAAPAKSVPGNVNSTVAAERNMPAKSGIQHPQVNSQIATSYLPEKSNLASPFSIQQQQLLPILPQQQSFLGNGVQYHNVNVPQPSLNAAPTASPQYRGIINQAPGMMSLAETQKHMQMANGQQARLVGSVAYPPQRSYVGGPGAPINGAMRTNFPQTMMRPRPSITPTPSGHDYDFSSLTQGLFMKR; encoded by the exons ATGAACGGGAAGGCCGGCGTTACCAAGGAGCTTAACGAGAAGCACAGAAAG ATATTGGAGGCTCTGCTTAAATTACCAGAGAACAGGGAATGTGCTGACTGCAGAAGCAG AGCCCCACGATGGGCTAGTGTGAATCTGGGCATATTTATATGCCTGCAATGTTCTGGGATACATAGGAGTCTTGGAGTACACATATCAAAA GTGAGATCTGCTACTTTAGACACGTGGCTTCCTGAGCAGGTTGCTTTCATTCAGT ctATGGGGAATGAGAAAGCGAACAGCTATTGGGAAGCAGAGTTGCCTCCAAACTACAGCAGAGTTGGAAATGAGAACTTCATTCGCACAAA GTATGTTGAGAAAAGATGGGTATctcgaaatgaaaaaaagagatcaCCACAAAATACAAGCGGAGCTAAAACACCTGTCTATGAGTCATCACCTGATAATGGTCGCCGAAGTGGCTATTCAAATAGGATAGAGCCCCCTCCagctgaaaagaaaatttctcatTCATCTAATGGAGAAGCTAGAGCAACTGCCTCAGAGAATAGTACTTCAGCACCTGCTAAAGTAACACAACAG GTAGTTGCCAAAACCAAGCCACAAGAAGAGGTAGAGAAAACTAAACCAGAAGGTTCCAAGGCTGAGTCTATGAGAAAGGGGGCGGAGAAACCTAAGTCAGAAGTTCCTGAGGCTGAGTCTACAGAAAAGCAAGCAAATCTTCCCCCAGTTGTGCCACCTGCCAAAGTTGATTATGCTACCGAGCTCTTCAACTTGCTCTGCATGGAAGATAGTAAATCAAATGGCTCTCATTTGGACTCTGCCAATGGCAATTCTTTAGCAGAAGCTCAAT TTGCAGCAGCACCAGCAAAATCAGTACCCGGGAATGTTAATTCAACAGTAGCAGCAGAAAGAAATATGCCGGCAAAATCTGGTATTCAGCATCCACAAGTAAATTCCCAGATAGCGACTTCATACCTTCCAGAGAAG TCCAACCTAGCGTCTCCATTCTCTATCCAACAACAGCAACTACTTCCTATCCTACCTCAACAACAGTCCTTCCTCGGTAATGGAGTCCAATACCATAATGTGAACGTACCTCAGCCAAGCTTGAATGCTGCGCCAACGGCGTCTCCACAGTATAGGGGAATCATTAATCAAGCTCCTGGAATGATGTCATTAGCCGAAACACAGAAACATATGCAG ATGGCAAACGGCCAACAGGCAAGGCTTGTGGGTTCAGTTGCTTATCCACCACAGAG GTCCTACGTTGGTGGGCCAGGAGCTCCAATAAATGGTGCTATGAGAACAAATTTTCCTCAGACCATGATGCGGCCAAGACCATCTATCACCCCAACTCCATCTGGGCACGACTACGACTTCTCATCTTTAACGCAAGGACTATTTATGAAACGGTGA
- the LOC104445332 gene encoding ADP-ribosylation factor GTPase-activating protein AGD5 isoform X2 — protein MNGKAGVTKELNEKHRKILEALLKLPENRECADCRSRAPRWASVNLGIFICLQCSGIHRSLGVHISKVRSATLDTWLPEQVAFIQSMGNEKANSYWEAELPPNYSRVGNENFIRTKYVEKRWVSRNEKKRSPQNTSGAKTPVYESSPDNGRRSGYSNRIEPPPAEKKISHSSNGEARATASENSTSAPAKVTQQVVAKTKPQEEVEKTKPEGSKAESMRKGAEKPKSEVPEAESTEKQANLPPVVPPAKVDYATELFNLLCMEDSKSNGSHLDSANGNSLAEAQSAPAKSVPGNVNSTVAAERNMPAKSGIQHPQVNSQIATSYLPEKSNLASPFSIQQQQLLPILPQQQSFLGNGVQYHNVNVPQPSLNAAPTASPQYRGIINQAPGMMSLAETQKHMQMANGQQARLVGSVAYPPQRSYVGGPGAPINGAMRTNFPQTMMRPRPSITPTPSGHDYDFSSLTQGLFMKR, from the exons ATGAACGGGAAGGCCGGCGTTACCAAGGAGCTTAACGAGAAGCACAGAAAG ATATTGGAGGCTCTGCTTAAATTACCAGAGAACAGGGAATGTGCTGACTGCAGAAGCAG AGCCCCACGATGGGCTAGTGTGAATCTGGGCATATTTATATGCCTGCAATGTTCTGGGATACATAGGAGTCTTGGAGTACACATATCAAAA GTGAGATCTGCTACTTTAGACACGTGGCTTCCTGAGCAGGTTGCTTTCATTCAGT ctATGGGGAATGAGAAAGCGAACAGCTATTGGGAAGCAGAGTTGCCTCCAAACTACAGCAGAGTTGGAAATGAGAACTTCATTCGCACAAA GTATGTTGAGAAAAGATGGGTATctcgaaatgaaaaaaagagatcaCCACAAAATACAAGCGGAGCTAAAACACCTGTCTATGAGTCATCACCTGATAATGGTCGCCGAAGTGGCTATTCAAATAGGATAGAGCCCCCTCCagctgaaaagaaaatttctcatTCATCTAATGGAGAAGCTAGAGCAACTGCCTCAGAGAATAGTACTTCAGCACCTGCTAAAGTAACACAACAG GTAGTTGCCAAAACCAAGCCACAAGAAGAGGTAGAGAAAACTAAACCAGAAGGTTCCAAGGCTGAGTCTATGAGAAAGGGGGCGGAGAAACCTAAGTCAGAAGTTCCTGAGGCTGAGTCTACAGAAAAGCAAGCAAATCTTCCCCCAGTTGTGCCACCTGCCAAAGTTGATTATGCTACCGAGCTCTTCAACTTGCTCTGCATGGAAGATAGTAAATCAAATGGCTCTCATTTGGACTCTGCCAATGGCAATTCTTTAGCAGAAGCTCAAT CAGCACCAGCAAAATCAGTACCCGGGAATGTTAATTCAACAGTAGCAGCAGAAAGAAATATGCCGGCAAAATCTGGTATTCAGCATCCACAAGTAAATTCCCAGATAGCGACTTCATACCTTCCAGAGAAG TCCAACCTAGCGTCTCCATTCTCTATCCAACAACAGCAACTACTTCCTATCCTACCTCAACAACAGTCCTTCCTCGGTAATGGAGTCCAATACCATAATGTGAACGTACCTCAGCCAAGCTTGAATGCTGCGCCAACGGCGTCTCCACAGTATAGGGGAATCATTAATCAAGCTCCTGGAATGATGTCATTAGCCGAAACACAGAAACATATGCAG ATGGCAAACGGCCAACAGGCAAGGCTTGTGGGTTCAGTTGCTTATCCACCACAGAG GTCCTACGTTGGTGGGCCAGGAGCTCCAATAAATGGTGCTATGAGAACAAATTTTCCTCAGACCATGATGCGGCCAAGACCATCTATCACCCCAACTCCATCTGGGCACGACTACGACTTCTCATCTTTAACGCAAGGACTATTTATGAAACGGTGA
- the LOC104445332 gene encoding ADP-ribosylation factor GTPase-activating protein AGD5 isoform X3, translated as MNGKAGVTKELNEKHRKILEALLKLPENRECADCRSRAPRWASVNLGIFICLQCSGIHRSLGVHISKVRSATLDTWLPEQVAFIQSMGNEKANSYWEAELPPNYSRVGNENFIRTKYVEKRWVSRNEKKRSPQNTSGAKTPVYESSPDNGRRSGYSNRIEPPPAEKKISHSSNGEARATASENSTSAPAKVTQQVVAKTKPQEEVEKTKPEGSKAESMRKGAEKPKSEVPEAESTEKQANLPPVVPPAKVDYATELFNLLCMEDSKSNGSHLDSANGNSLAEAQSPAKSVPGNVNSTVAAERNMPAKSGIQHPQVNSQIATSYLPEKSNLASPFSIQQQQLLPILPQQQSFLGNGVQYHNVNVPQPSLNAAPTASPQYRGIINQAPGMMSLAETQKHMQMANGQQARLVGSVAYPPQRSYVGGPGAPINGAMRTNFPQTMMRPRPSITPTPSGHDYDFSSLTQGLFMKR; from the exons ATGAACGGGAAGGCCGGCGTTACCAAGGAGCTTAACGAGAAGCACAGAAAG ATATTGGAGGCTCTGCTTAAATTACCAGAGAACAGGGAATGTGCTGACTGCAGAAGCAG AGCCCCACGATGGGCTAGTGTGAATCTGGGCATATTTATATGCCTGCAATGTTCTGGGATACATAGGAGTCTTGGAGTACACATATCAAAA GTGAGATCTGCTACTTTAGACACGTGGCTTCCTGAGCAGGTTGCTTTCATTCAGT ctATGGGGAATGAGAAAGCGAACAGCTATTGGGAAGCAGAGTTGCCTCCAAACTACAGCAGAGTTGGAAATGAGAACTTCATTCGCACAAA GTATGTTGAGAAAAGATGGGTATctcgaaatgaaaaaaagagatcaCCACAAAATACAAGCGGAGCTAAAACACCTGTCTATGAGTCATCACCTGATAATGGTCGCCGAAGTGGCTATTCAAATAGGATAGAGCCCCCTCCagctgaaaagaaaatttctcatTCATCTAATGGAGAAGCTAGAGCAACTGCCTCAGAGAATAGTACTTCAGCACCTGCTAAAGTAACACAACAG GTAGTTGCCAAAACCAAGCCACAAGAAGAGGTAGAGAAAACTAAACCAGAAGGTTCCAAGGCTGAGTCTATGAGAAAGGGGGCGGAGAAACCTAAGTCAGAAGTTCCTGAGGCTGAGTCTACAGAAAAGCAAGCAAATCTTCCCCCAGTTGTGCCACCTGCCAAAGTTGATTATGCTACCGAGCTCTTCAACTTGCTCTGCATGGAAGATAGTAAATCAAATGGCTCTCATTTGGACTCTGCCAATGGCAATTCTTTAGCAGAAGCTCAAT CACCAGCAAAATCAGTACCCGGGAATGTTAATTCAACAGTAGCAGCAGAAAGAAATATGCCGGCAAAATCTGGTATTCAGCATCCACAAGTAAATTCCCAGATAGCGACTTCATACCTTCCAGAGAAG TCCAACCTAGCGTCTCCATTCTCTATCCAACAACAGCAACTACTTCCTATCCTACCTCAACAACAGTCCTTCCTCGGTAATGGAGTCCAATACCATAATGTGAACGTACCTCAGCCAAGCTTGAATGCTGCGCCAACGGCGTCTCCACAGTATAGGGGAATCATTAATCAAGCTCCTGGAATGATGTCATTAGCCGAAACACAGAAACATATGCAG ATGGCAAACGGCCAACAGGCAAGGCTTGTGGGTTCAGTTGCTTATCCACCACAGAG GTCCTACGTTGGTGGGCCAGGAGCTCCAATAAATGGTGCTATGAGAACAAATTTTCCTCAGACCATGATGCGGCCAAGACCATCTATCACCCCAACTCCATCTGGGCACGACTACGACTTCTCATCTTTAACGCAAGGACTATTTATGAAACGGTGA